The following proteins are co-located in the Myroides profundi genome:
- a CDS encoding tetratricopeptide repeat protein yields MLNTRFKYLIFLVLLLLGAACSVKKDKLLNRGYHAMTTRYNILYNGELAYDEALISLKKDYYDDFWEILPVERIDIKIDSTREFDRGRSLESKKGSILENVQVDGANVTGEEEQGEVGFRRAEDKAAKAIQKHSMYIKGRERNFQIDDAYLMLGQARYYDGRFVPALEAFNYILYKYPDGSLINDAIIWREKSNVRLTYDDIAIKNLNEFLRDKKDKLRKQQVADANATLTQAYINIEEYASAIPPLKIAIEHTKDKEEYARYTFILGQLYAKLGKEMEANEAFGIVIDMNRKSPRSYVIQSHAQQFGLKPTQAKDSVAFLKKYKRLIRDRENRDYLDVLHRQVGLFYEGSGNTKEALKSLKRAVKLSKGDKQLKSKNYLSIAEIYFNEAGYALAGQYYDSVLSIMPAKAKERFRITKRRDALRDVVKYERVAHVNDSVLRLVAMSENQRIAYFQKYVDELRKEDFRKLQATLKKQKGGNQNYFNMATFGDAIDVAFGTNNQQTGGSSTFYFYSTQAAAFGKTEFRRKWGNRPSVDNWRWASDIQEAQNNAVVEEQAAQNANQDNSTEQFNDTRYDINSYISKIPSDEKEIASIKKDRDFAYFQLGSMYADRFKKYDLASKRLESLLTFDPAERLILPSMYKLYKIYLEIDMAKAIAMKDRIINLYPNSRYAKLLQNMSMDKIDDLSPEQIYGQAYKVYADGTDYNNALRTIDSALERFDDEGYVSKLELLKAHVIGRLKGLEAYKEALNFVALTYSSSREGREAEELLKTTIPMLEAREFSSGDSKNWKVVLLVQDKDSGANQMVSRSFIQFATANSSKGIKYSEDPYIGVGEFFVLHGFKNKEEAEQAARSVNSNAVTISADNYIIVQIKKNWEKYIAPSE; encoded by the coding sequence GTGTTGAATACTCGTTTTAAATATCTGATTTTTTTAGTTTTACTTCTTTTGGGAGCGGCTTGTTCTGTAAAGAAAGATAAGTTATTGAATAGAGGGTATCACGCGATGACTACTCGGTATAATATTCTATATAACGGAGAATTGGCTTATGATGAGGCTTTAATTTCTTTAAAAAAGGATTATTACGATGACTTTTGGGAGATACTTCCTGTAGAGCGCATCGACATTAAAATAGACTCTACACGTGAGTTTGACAGAGGTAGATCACTAGAGTCTAAAAAAGGATCTATTCTAGAAAATGTGCAAGTAGATGGAGCTAATGTTACAGGAGAAGAAGAGCAAGGAGAGGTAGGATTTAGACGAGCTGAAGACAAGGCTGCTAAGGCCATTCAGAAGCACTCTATGTACATAAAAGGGCGTGAGCGCAACTTCCAGATCGATGATGCTTATCTGATGTTAGGACAGGCTAGATACTATGATGGACGTTTTGTACCTGCGCTAGAGGCTTTTAATTATATTCTGTATAAGTACCCAGATGGGAGCTTAATAAATGATGCGATCATCTGGCGTGAGAAATCTAATGTGCGCCTTACTTATGATGATATTGCGATTAAAAATTTAAATGAATTTCTTCGAGATAAAAAAGATAAACTAAGGAAGCAGCAGGTAGCAGATGCGAATGCTACGCTTACTCAGGCTTATATCAATATAGAGGAATATGCTTCTGCTATACCGCCTCTAAAGATCGCTATAGAACACACTAAGGATAAGGAGGAGTATGCACGTTATACGTTTATCCTTGGGCAGCTATATGCTAAGTTAGGCAAGGAGATGGAAGCGAATGAGGCTTTCGGTATTGTAATCGATATGAATCGAAAGAGCCCTCGATCTTATGTGATACAGTCTCATGCGCAGCAGTTTGGTCTGAAGCCTACTCAGGCTAAAGATTCGGTAGCATTTTTAAAGAAGTATAAAAGATTAATTAGAGATAGAGAGAACAGAGATTACTTAGATGTATTACATCGTCAGGTGGGACTGTTCTACGAGGGTAGTGGCAATACAAAAGAGGCATTAAAATCGCTAAAAAGAGCTGTTAAGTTAAGTAAAGGAGATAAGCAGTTAAAGTCTAAAAACTACTTGAGTATAGCCGAGATTTACTTTAATGAGGCTGGTTATGCGTTGGCTGGTCAGTATTATGACAGTGTATTATCTATCATGCCTGCTAAGGCTAAAGAGCGCTTTAGAATCACTAAGAGACGTGATGCATTAAGAGATGTGGTGAAATATGAGAGAGTCGCTCATGTGAATGATAGTGTACTTCGATTAGTAGCGATGAGTGAAAATCAACGTATTGCTTATTTTCAGAAATATGTAGATGAGCTAAGAAAAGAAGACTTTAGAAAACTACAGGCAACACTTAAAAAGCAAAAAGGAGGGAATCAGAATTATTTTAATATGGCTACTTTCGGTGATGCTATAGATGTGGCTTTTGGTACAAATAATCAACAGACAGGAGGCAGTTCTACATTCTACTTCTACTCAACTCAAGCCGCTGCTTTTGGAAAGACAGAGTTTAGAAGAAAGTGGGGAAATAGACCTTCAGTGGATAACTGGAGATGGGCGAGTGATATACAAGAAGCACAGAATAATGCTGTAGTGGAGGAACAAGCCGCTCAGAATGCAAATCAGGATAATAGTACTGAGCAGTTTAACGATACTAGATATGATATCAATAGCTATATTTCGAAAATTCCAAGTGATGAAAAAGAAATAGCGTCTATCAAGAAGGATAGAGACTTTGCTTATTTCCAACTGGGATCTATGTATGCAGATCGATTTAAGAAATATGATTTAGCGAGTAAGCGATTAGAGTCATTATTGACCTTTGACCCTGCCGAGAGATTGATTCTGCCGAGTATGTATAAGCTCTATAAGATATACTTAGAGATAGATATGGCTAAGGCAATAGCGATGAAGGATAGAATAATTAATCTATATCCTAATTCTAGATATGCCAAGTTATTACAGAATATGTCTATGGATAAGATCGATGACTTATCACCAGAGCAGATTTATGGACAGGCGTATAAGGTGTATGCAGATGGTACAGATTATAATAATGCATTGCGAACTATAGATAGTGCTCTAGAGCGATTCGATGATGAAGGCTATGTGAGCAAACTAGAGTTGTTAAAAGCTCATGTGATTGGGCGATTAAAAGGGCTAGAAGCCTATAAAGAAGCATTGAACTTTGTGGCTCTGACCTATAGCTCTTCTCGTGAAGGAAGAGAAGCAGAGGAGTTGTTAAAGACAACAATCCCAATGTTAGAAGCTAGGGAGTTCTCAAGTGGAGATTCAAAGAATTGGAAAGTAGTGTTGCTAGTACAAGACAAGGACTCAGGCGCTAATCAAATGGTTAGTCGTAGTTTTATACAGTTTGCAACAGCTAATAGCAGTAAAGGGATTAAGTACTCAGAGGATCCTTATATCGGTGTAGGAGAGTTCTTTGTATTACATGGATTTAAGAATAAAGAGGAAGCAGAGCAGGCTGCTAGAAGTGTAAACAGCAACGCTGTTACTATAAGTGCAGATAATTATATTATCGTTCAGATTAAGAAGAATTGGGAGAAGTATATAGCTCCATCAGAATAA
- a CDS encoding bactofilin family protein yields the protein MFQKTKNDGSIDHLGKTNRIIEATTIKGDIEAVTDLRLDGILHGNLKVKGRVVVGPQAQIIGNVECENADIEGLVEGVLKVKDLLHIKETAEVKGDLLVGRLSVVPGAKIQVKCDMAIAGSGEQGSGKKGK from the coding sequence ATGTTCCAAAAAACGAAAAATGACGGGTCTATAGATCATTTAGGTAAGACAAATAGAATTATTGAGGCTACAACAATTAAGGGTGATATTGAGGCAGTTACAGACTTGCGCCTAGACGGAATCTTACATGGAAACTTAAAGGTTAAAGGAAGAGTAGTAGTAGGACCTCAAGCCCAAATCATAGGAAATGTGGAGTGTGAAAATGCGGATATAGAAGGCCTAGTAGAAGGTGTTCTGAAGGTAAAAGATTTACTGCATATCAAGGAGACTGCAGAGGTAAAAGGAGATTTATTAGTAGGTAGACTTTCGGTAGTACCAGGGGCTAAGATTCAAGTGAAATGCGATATGGCTATAGCAGGAAGCGGAGAGCAAGGTTCAGGTAAGAAAGGAAAATAA
- a CDS encoding AtpZ/AtpI family protein, protein MKKNSGPNRWLNLINIPIQMGVTIYLFHLLGTWLDEKYNLVDGLANKICTLIGVGLALYQVIKQVNQLNKD, encoded by the coding sequence GTGAAAAAAAATTCAGGCCCAAACCGTTGGTTAAATTTAATTAATATCCCTATTCAGATGGGGGTAACTATTTACTTGTTTCACTTGTTAGGTACTTGGTTAGATGAAAAATATAATTTAGTTGACGGATTAGCAAATAAAATTTGTACGTTAATTGGAGTAGGATTAGCTTTGTACCAAGTTATAAAACAAGTAAATCAATTAAATAAAGATTAA
- the atpB gene encoding F0F1 ATP synthase subunit A, translating into MVTLKKSLNLLAAVIFTASSVFSYAQSNAQKLEESIQETEQSIEETIAAVEGTEHVEGEKTQAEKVQDHITHHLADDYSFIFFSDEATGKHYGFPLPVILIDNGLKVFMSSEFDYGNKVVEKDGQHYKLYHSKIYKTDAAGTIEYDAEHHPTNEKPLDFSITKNVASLLFTTVLIFLMFLSLAKTYKKGPNNLPKGFARALEPMVLYVRDEMAIPNIGKDKYKKFMPYLLSVFFLIFLLNLLGLTPLGFNVTGSISVTACLAIFTFIITQFSANKDYWKHMFWMPGVPAPMKLMLAPIEVLGALIKPFSLMVRLFANITAGHSVVFGLIAIIFVMKEALGTAGAVGIGFFLSTFLVVLEILVAFLQAFIFTMLSSLFIGMAVAEHEHDEAHH; encoded by the coding sequence ATGGTGACTCTGAAGAAATCACTGAATTTATTAGCAGCTGTAATTTTTACAGCATCGTCGGTATTTTCGTACGCACAAAGTAATGCTCAGAAGCTTGAAGAATCTATTCAAGAAACAGAGCAGTCAATTGAAGAAACAATCGCTGCTGTAGAAGGTACAGAGCATGTAGAAGGTGAAAAAACACAAGCTGAAAAAGTGCAAGATCACATCACGCACCACTTAGCAGATGATTACTCTTTCATTTTCTTCTCAGACGAGGCTACTGGTAAACACTATGGGTTTCCGTTGCCAGTTATTTTAATAGACAATGGTCTTAAAGTATTTATGTCATCAGAATTTGACTACGGTAACAAAGTAGTTGAAAAAGACGGACAACACTACAAGTTATATCACAGTAAGATATACAAAACTGATGCAGCTGGTACTATCGAGTACGATGCTGAGCATCATCCTACAAATGAGAAGCCATTAGATTTTTCCATCACTAAAAATGTGGCATCATTATTATTTACTACAGTATTAATCTTCCTTATGTTCTTAAGCTTAGCTAAGACATACAAAAAAGGACCGAACAACTTGCCTAAAGGTTTTGCAAGAGCTTTAGAACCAATGGTACTTTATGTTCGTGATGAAATGGCTATTCCAAATATCGGAAAAGACAAATACAAAAAGTTCATGCCATACTTACTGTCAGTATTCTTTTTAATTTTCTTATTGAACTTATTAGGATTGACTCCACTAGGATTCAACGTTACAGGAAGTATTTCGGTAACTGCGTGTTTGGCAATCTTTACATTCATAATTACACAGTTCTCTGCTAACAAGGATTATTGGAAGCACATGTTCTGGATGCCAGGTGTACCAGCGCCAATGAAATTAATGTTAGCACCTATTGAAGTATTAGGAGCATTAATTAAACCATTCTCATTGATGGTTCGTTTATTCGCTAACATTACAGCAGGTCACTCAGTAGTATTTGGACTTATCGCTATTATCTTCGTGATGAAAGAAGCTTTAGGTACTGCTGGAGCAGTAGGGATAGGATTCTTCTTATCAACGTTCTTAGTTGTATTAGAGATCTTAGTTGCTTTCTTACAAGCGTTCATCTTTACAATGTTATCTTCATTGTTTATCGGAATGGCTGTAGCAGAGCACGAACATGATGAGGCTCATCATTAA
- the atpE gene encoding ATP synthase F0 subunit C — protein sequence MTLPNIIGAGLIVIGAGYGLGKIGSSAMDAIARQPEAAGKIQTAMIIIGALLEGLAFGALILGK from the coding sequence ATGACATTACCAAACATTATTGGTGCAGGTTTAATCGTAATCGGAGCTGGTTACGGATTAGGAAAAATCGGATCTTCTGCAATGGACGCTATCGCTCGTCAACCAGAAGCTGCTGGAAAAATCCAAACTGCAATGATCATTATTGGAGCTTTATTGGAAGGTTTAGCATTCGGTGCTTTAATCTTAGGTAAATAA
- a CDS encoding F0F1 ATP synthase subunit B → MDKLINDFGFGLFFWQFIILLVIVFILGKFAWKPIVNALEAREEGIADALAAAENAKREMANLKADNEKLLAEARAERDALIKEAREIKEKMLADAKTEGEAVGAKMIAQAKAAIESERATAIVELKTQVSSISIEIAEKLLKEQLANTEAQSKLVEKMLDEVKLN, encoded by the coding sequence ATGGATAAATTAATTAACGATTTCGGTTTTGGATTATTTTTCTGGCAGTTCATCATTTTATTGGTGATTGTATTCATCCTAGGAAAATTTGCATGGAAACCAATTGTAAATGCTTTAGAGGCTCGTGAAGAGGGTATCGCTGATGCATTAGCAGCTGCTGAAAATGCTAAAAGAGAAATGGCTAATTTAAAAGCTGATAACGAGAAATTATTGGCAGAAGCTCGTGCTGAGCGTGATGCTTTAATTAAAGAAGCTCGTGAGATTAAAGAAAAAATGTTAGCTGACGCTAAAACTGAAGGTGAAGCTGTAGGAGCAAAAATGATTGCTCAAGCAAAAGCTGCTATCGAAAGTGAAAGAGCTACTGCTATCGTTGAGTTAAAAACTCAAGTTTCTTCTATTTCTATTGAAATTGCTGAGAAATTATTAAAAGAACAATTAGCTAACACTGAAGCTCAATCTAAATTGGTTGAGAAGATGTTAGACGAAGTTAAATTAAACTAA
- the atpH gene encoding ATP synthase F1 subunit delta has translation MVSTRAAARYAKAMLEVSGQKGNAEAINSDMILISESVSQSEDLKVFLTNPIVSGEIKLNALLEVFANVDQSTKELFKVLKANNRFEILGVIALQFQEQYEALKGIERVVVTTAVPMDAALESKVLSKVQSLAPGKQIVISNIVDASILGGFILKMGDKQYNASIANQLQVLKRELTN, from the coding sequence ATGGTAAGCACTAGAGCAGCTGCAAGATATGCAAAAGCAATGCTAGAAGTTTCTGGTCAAAAAGGAAATGCTGAGGCTATTAATAGCGATATGATCTTGATCTCTGAATCAGTATCTCAAAGTGAAGACTTAAAAGTGTTTTTAACTAATCCTATCGTGAGTGGTGAGATTAAATTAAATGCTTTGTTAGAAGTATTCGCTAATGTTGATCAAAGTACTAAAGAATTGTTTAAAGTGCTTAAAGCGAACAATAGATTTGAAATCTTAGGTGTAATCGCTTTACAGTTTCAAGAGCAATACGAAGCTTTGAAAGGTATAGAGAGAGTTGTAGTTACTACGGCTGTTCCAATGGATGCCGCTTTAGAGAGTAAAGTTTTATCTAAAGTTCAAAGTTTAGCTCCTGGAAAACAAATTGTTATTTCAAATATAGTAGATGCTTCTATCTTAGGAGGATTTATCTTGAAAATGGGAGATAAACAGTACAATGCTTCAATAGCGAATCAATTACAAGTTTTAAAAAGAGAATTAACTAATTAA